From Brachyspira sp. SAP_772:
ATAAGGCATAAGGAGGAATTATTTATGTCTGTAATAAAAGTAGATAATATTAGCAAAGATTATGGAAGCAAAAGAGGAGTATTTAATTTATCTTTTGAAGTGAATAGAGGAGAAATATTTGGAATGCTTGGTCCTAATGGAGCAGGTAAGACAACAACTATAAGGCAATTAATGGGTTTTATAAAGTCTGATAAAGGAAGTGCCAAAATATTAGATATGGACTGTTTTGTAAATAGAGAGAATATACAATTGAAGTTAGGATATTTGCCTGGAGAGATTGCTTTTATGGACGARATGAAGGGKAGTGATTTTATAAGATTTATTGCTGARATGAAATCAATAAARARTAAAAAWAGAATTAATGAGCTTACWGATTTRTTTGAACTTGATGCTAATAGAAAAATAAAAAGTATGTCAAAAGGTACAAAACAAAAAATAGCTATA
This genomic window contains:
- a CDS encoding ABC transporter ATP-binding protein; the protein is MSVIKVDNISKDYGSKRGVFNLSFEVNRGEIFGMLGPNGAGKTTTIRQLMGFIKSDKGSAKILDMDCFVNRENIQLKLGYLPGEIAFMDEMKGSDFIRFIAEMKSIKXKXRINELTDLFELDANRKIKSMSKGTKQKIAIVCAFMNEPEVVILDEPTSGLDPLMQKKFIELILEEKKKGTTIFMSSHIIEEVEKTCDRTAILKDDKLIEIENMEELKSKKNKN